A stretch of Paludisphaera borealis DNA encodes these proteins:
- a CDS encoding glycosyltransferase family 4 protein, translated as MTAPLKLALASRRYPPLIGGAERVFGYLAEALARAGADVSVLTSRTGEAEALPEREEVAVANVRGQGRLVVHRLPTSGLRFVGTWLYMRNLQRWLTSHPVDLAYVSMLKHDAYVAVGAGRDRGFPVVLRPEGAGATGDVAWQRRGNFGGRIAARCRQADAFVAISKAVHDELTTAGYEPSRIHSLPNGVPIPARAWQRRPGWARAPHAMFVGRLAVEKNLGALIDAWPIVRRSHPEARLTLVGEGPERADLERRARALGLPLGPGQAVDLPGASDRVDDLLRTADLFVLPSIEEGMSIALLEAMALGIPVVASSIPGNRRLVADYKHGRLAAPEPQAIARVIVDQWSAFDRAFHMSRAARSRVEQEFSIAAVARQHLDLFQSLIEAKRVPAS; from the coding sequence GTGACCGCCCCCCTCAAGTTGGCCCTGGCCTCCCGCCGCTACCCGCCCCTGATCGGCGGCGCCGAGCGCGTGTTCGGCTACCTCGCCGAGGCTCTCGCCCGCGCGGGGGCCGACGTCTCGGTGCTGACCTCGCGGACTGGCGAAGCCGAGGCCCTACCCGAACGCGAGGAGGTCGCCGTCGCCAACGTCCGGGGTCAGGGCCGGCTGGTCGTCCACCGCCTGCCGACCTCGGGGCTGCGGTTCGTGGGCACCTGGCTCTACATGCGGAACCTCCAACGCTGGCTGACGTCTCATCCCGTCGATTTGGCTTATGTGTCGATGCTCAAGCACGACGCCTACGTCGCCGTGGGAGCCGGCCGCGACCGTGGGTTCCCGGTCGTCCTGCGGCCCGAGGGCGCCGGAGCGACGGGCGACGTCGCCTGGCAGAGGCGGGGGAACTTCGGCGGGCGGATCGCCGCGCGATGCCGCCAGGCCGACGCCTTCGTGGCGATCTCGAAGGCCGTCCACGACGAGCTGACGACCGCCGGCTACGAGCCGTCCAGGATTCACTCGCTCCCCAACGGCGTGCCGATCCCCGCCCGTGCCTGGCAGCGCCGACCTGGCTGGGCCCGAGCGCCGCACGCGATGTTCGTCGGCCGCCTGGCCGTCGAGAAGAACCTGGGCGCCCTGATCGACGCCTGGCCGATCGTCCGCCGGTCGCATCCCGAAGCGCGGCTGACGCTCGTCGGCGAAGGCCCCGAGCGAGCCGACCTCGAACGCCGAGCGCGGGCGCTCGGCCTGCCGCTGGGACCGGGTCAGGCCGTCGACCTGCCGGGCGCCTCGGACCGCGTCGACGACCTCCTGAGGACGGCCGATCTGTTCGTCCTGCCGTCGATCGAGGAGGGGATGAGCATCGCGCTGCTGGAGGCGATGGCGTTGGGAATCCCCGTCGTCGCCTCGTCGATCCCCGGCAACCGCCGGCTGGTCGCCGACTACAAGCACGGCCGGCTCGCCGCGCCCGAGCCCCAGGCGATCGCGCGGGTGATCGTTGATCAGTGGTCCGCGTTCGACCGCGCCTTCCACATGAGCCGCGCGGCCCGGAGCCGCGTCGAGCAGGAGTTCTCCATCGCCGCCGTCGCGCGCCAACATCTGGATCTGTTCCAATCCTTGATCGAAGCGAAACGGGTCCCGGCCTCTTGA
- a CDS encoding glycosyltransferase: MLKVLQLIPTLDRSGAEKQMVLLAKGLPRDRFQVEAAALTRSGPLEAELAEAGVPVATIGKRFKVDPFALGRLTRFMKAGKFDVVQTWIFAANTYGRIAARRAKVPVVVTTEMAVDLWKGKIERAVDRRLATWCDRLVGNSRAVVDFYRGLGVPDDRLEMIYSGIADEPAPTVDRAAVLAELGFPADSILVLFAGRLAAQKRVGDLLKTLDLLQHIQPNLRTAIAGDGPLRAELETTAGHYDLVDKVRFLGHRNDVPRLMAAADLVALPSEYEGLPNVILEAMSLGKPVVATAAPGTTEVVVDGETGVLVPINDAPKMARAVRDLVRNPDQARAMGQAGRARVRAEFRADAMVAQFADLYERLAAARK; the protein is encoded by the coding sequence GTGTTGAAGGTCTTGCAGCTCATCCCGACGCTCGATCGGTCGGGGGCGGAAAAGCAGATGGTCCTGCTGGCCAAGGGATTGCCCAGGGATCGGTTCCAGGTCGAGGCGGCCGCGCTGACGCGGTCGGGTCCGCTGGAGGCCGAGCTGGCCGAGGCCGGCGTGCCGGTCGCGACGATCGGCAAGCGGTTCAAGGTCGACCCGTTCGCGCTCGGGCGGCTGACCCGGTTCATGAAGGCCGGCAAGTTCGACGTCGTCCAGACCTGGATCTTCGCGGCCAACACCTACGGCCGCATCGCCGCGCGGCGGGCCAAGGTCCCGGTGGTCGTCACGACCGAGATGGCCGTCGACCTGTGGAAGGGGAAGATCGAGCGAGCCGTCGACCGCCGCCTGGCGACCTGGTGCGACCGCCTGGTGGGCAACTCGCGCGCGGTGGTCGACTTCTACCGCGGCCTGGGCGTGCCCGACGACCGCCTGGAGATGATCTATTCGGGGATCGCCGACGAGCCCGCGCCGACCGTCGACCGCGCGGCGGTGCTCGCCGAGCTGGGCTTCCCGGCCGACTCGATCCTGGTGCTGTTCGCCGGCCGGCTGGCGGCGCAGAAGCGGGTCGGCGACCTCCTCAAGACGCTCGACCTGCTCCAGCACATCCAGCCCAACCTGCGGACGGCGATCGCCGGCGACGGCCCGCTGCGAGCCGAGCTGGAGACGACCGCCGGCCACTACGACCTGGTCGACAAGGTGCGGTTCCTGGGCCATCGCAACGACGTCCCCCGGCTGATGGCCGCGGCCGATCTGGTCGCGCTGCCGAGCGAGTACGAGGGCCTTCCGAACGTCATTCTGGAAGCCATGAGCCTGGGCAAGCCGGTCGTGGCGACCGCCGCTCCGGGCACCACCGAGGTCGTGGTCGACGGCGAGACCGGAGTCTTGGTCCCGATCAACGACGCCCCCAAGATGGCCCGCGCCGTGCGCGACCTCGTCCGCAACCCCGACCAGGCCCGGGCGATGGGCCAGGCCGGCCGCGCGCGGGTGCGGGCCGAGTTCCGGGCCGACGCCATGGTCGCCCAGTTCGCCGACCTCTACGAGCGCCTC